AAGAGCGTCTCGCACTCTAAAGCTATGCAGCTATTGATCTCCGCACCTGCGACTAACCAAGGTTTGCTATAAGGAAAGTTCTAACATGTAGGTTGCCATGTGGATGTCAACTATGTTGACGATGAACGAGAGGGTGGGCAATACTTCGTTGTTGTCCAAATCAGGTACCTGTTGTATAGATATGTCAAACAGAGCGTACTTGATTCTTTGCAAAATTATGAGATTCAATTTGGTAGAAGAGATTATAGGGCACGGATGAGAGGTTACTTGGAGGCAATACATTCTCTTTTGCATGTTTCAAGTGACTCGTGGAGTAAGTGAGAGCATGTTTTGCAATACCAACCACTTCCAACACACATGAACAACGTCGGAGACATGATTTACCTTCATTGCAGAGCTCTAAAATCCTGTTTGGAATTCTCACCCATCTACAAGCCAACAGGGTATACATACCTGAAACGTAACATGCTCTTCGTCATTGCTCGCCACTCTTCACACCCCGAGAGCCTGTCTCTCTCCCCTTCCCCCAAACCTCTTGGATCTACAAATCTATCATTCATGTGTTAAAACACCATATAAAAGAGAAATATGGATGTTTCCATCTCCCAAAGGAAACCGGCATGCTTGCCTTCCCATCCCCAACCCAGGAAGAGCCCTCAATCCAATCCACCACCATCAACGCCCTAAACCTCCACCCACATTCAGAAGGTGGCTAATTCCGCGAGACGCAATGAGATCCGGGCTGACAGAAGATAACCCCGAAAACAGAAATCAAAACAAACACAGATACCGAACCCCACTCCAGAAGCTCCTCAATCTCCTACCTCCTCCCACCGCAGCGCCCACTAGGACCAAAGTCACCCGGTGTACGCCTGGCAAAGAGGGCGccggaggggggggggcagtACGTTATGATCCACGTGGACGAGGTAAGCCTGAATCACAGCcggagaaggccaaggcgCGGATTGAGACATTTGTGGTAGGGGCCGGTATTGAGGGTGGGAAGAGAGAGTGTAGTTGGATTTTGAAGGGGGTAAGCATAAATGTCTTTCTGTTGCTGCCGAATAAGTCTgctgtgggggggggggagagagagactTCCTCAGGCTTGTTGATTAGTGAGGTAGGTTTTGTGCATCTTATAGATCTAGATCTTTAAAACGGTAGCGACAGTTGACCAATTCCCCCAATGTTGATATCCCAGGCTTTGAGTCTGTAGACGATGGTTTCCTGCGGAAAGGTCAGATGGAACAACTCCGGGCTGCAGAGCAAGTCCAGAAATTGAGCTGGATGCACAAAGTCGAGCCAAGCAGTCCTAGCAAATAAAGCACGTAACATTTATATTTGTCCAAAGCAACTCGCTTTCTCGCATCTATGTTCTTTCACCTTCTAAATAGCTACATTGTACAAACCACAGGGCCAAGAAAGAACGTAGAATCCAATCAAAGACCCTTCTCAGCCTGCACCTCCCGACGCCCTTCAAGAGTATTCGAAGCGTACTGATAACTTCCAAGGAAAACAGCTCCACCAATACCAATCCAGGTAACACGCGGCGTGATACCACGCCAGAAAGCACCTGGCCCTTCACGCGCAATTCCGCGCACAATCTCCTTGACACGAACAGGCGTGTCAACGCCCCCGTCTCCACGGCGTGCAAGCATGACCCGCGTCTTAATCACGTCCAGCGGGGTAGTCAGACCAGCCGAAATGGCGCCGGCAACACTGCCGAACATGGCGCTCGTCGAAGCGGGGATCTGTGTCTCGGCGAGAGACGTGGCCGTCTCCACGGTTCGCAGGTACCGCTTGCCGTAAGCTTCCTTCATCGACTCCCACATTGTGAATTGCAGCACGGTAAAGGGGATCTCGCGGGCGATGGTGATTCCGGCTCCGCGGTAGAGTTCGCGGAAGACCTGGCTATAGCCGCGCTTCGCTGCTGGAGTTGAAGTTGTGCTTGCTGGGGCCGCATGGCGCAGGGACAGGATGTCCTTTAGGGCGAGGAGACTCGAGCCGCCGAAGAGGCCGGCTTGGGCGCGCTGCTTGATGACTTCTGTTGGGACGCGGACGGCGCATGCGGCGATTTCGCCGAGGGAGGAGGCGAGGGAGTGTGTGAGGATTATGTGGGAGCGGGATTGGGGGTTGGTTTTGCTGTTGACCGGTGGGGGTGCGAGAAGGGTGCGCTTGACGCCATCGTAGACGATGAAGAAGGTGGCGGCGGAGGGAGCAGAGCCAAAGAGGACGGATGGGAGACCGGCGTAGATACCGCGGAAGGTTTGGCGTAAAGAGACTCGGGTTTGCGGCGCGGAGTGGTCGCGTGCTTTTTGGAGTCGGGTTTTGATGGTGTCAAGGGGATAGAGGGAGCAGTCAACGGTTAGGCCTGCAATGGCGCCGGACTGTATAGTTGTAGAGCTGTTAGAGGGATACTCCTGGGAAGAGCTTTGGAGAAGGTTACAATTAATGACCTCGTCCACAGAGAGGAGACCAATGGCTCCCCGTCAGGGTTTTGGACCATTTTGGTGTAGAATTGGTTATGGAACTTTTTCTCTCACAAGCACATGGCCAATTGGGTGGAATCGAAAGGGAGAATAGCAACGAAGTGTGTTGTACAGAGGCGGGCTAAACGGAGAAGCTCCGCGGGTGACTGGCAGTTTCTTTTGGTGCGGTCCGGCCGTCCGATATCGCCGCTACGTCAAGTTCAATCTACATGAATCTACAGTAGGTTGCATGTTCGCAGTGACATGGATCTACTACTTAAGCACGTAAAGCTCTCTCTCGCATGAGGGGGATGCCTTGGTAAAAGAATGCCcggaaggaaaaaaaaccccccctgACACAACACCAAGTCTATCAACAACATCTATCGTCGTCGACCCAGAGCCAGTGCTCCATTTTCTTCAAGATCTCCAGAGAAACTCGAGCGCGGTAAAATTTCACAGACGTTTATTCAAGAATATCAACTCAGCTCAAACACGGCCCGGGGAATGAGGGAAACCGCCAAAATTATCTACAGTACTCGTAGGGAATCACACAGTAAACGCGAAAGGGAAGGGGACAAAAGTGTTATCCCGTTTTCAAAGGATAAAGGGGATATTTAGACACAAGGAGAAGTTGATACAAAGAAGGGATATTATTTAGCCTTGGTAGCTTTGCTGGCCACAGCAGGGCTCTGAGCGGGGGGCTCGAGGACGTGTGTGTGGCCGGGGGCACTGATGGTTTCACCAGTTTCGTCCTGTCGGCATGCGTGAATGTTCCTAACCCAGTCATCCGACATTACCTCGTCGAGTGTTGCTCGATTTTTCGGGTTGGTCTTCAGCATGCGGCCAATGATGTACCGACTTTCCCGAGGCAAGATCCGAAGAAGTCGCCATGGGCCTTTAATGACTTCCTGGCGTTGCCCGGAATTCTGTGATGATGTCGGAACCGGTGGCGCCTCTTTGCTGGTTGTACGGGTGGTCCGCTCATGAGGGCCGTAGCTGATTTGGCTGATCTGCTTTTGCGCAGTTTCGGGGGAGCGATCACCGTCCTTCTGCGAGGGCTCTGTTTTTTTCGCGTCTCCGTTTTCAGTTCCGGTTGCAGTCTGATCCGGGGCAGATTGGTCGGAAGGTCCGCTCGAGCGAGGAGTCAGATGCTTACTGTCATGGCCTTGGGAAGGCAGATCGGGGGTCGACTTGGGCCGACGGCGTGAGTCGGGTTCGGGAACCGGAGTGCCTGGGGTCGGGCTGGAAACGAACAACTTGTATGAGTTGTCGGTCATGCGCGGTTGCTTCCATGGGAAACGGCGCAAGGTCATACAGCAGAAGATGATCGCCAGCGACCAAACATCCGTGGGGCGGGGGTCATATTTCTTCTCGTCGTAGACCTCCGGGGCAAGATAGGGGTCCGAGCCAACGATACCTGCTCATGTCAATCAATAACCATCAACCATGACTTGAACAAAACAAACGGATACATACCCGAAGCAGGGACAATGTCGTTTTCGAAAGGATAGCGGAATACGACAGCACTTCCGAAGTCAATGAGTTTCATGATGCCACGGTCATTCACCACCACGTTGTCTAGTTTCAGATCCCGATGGGCCAGACCCATGCCGTGGATGTACGCCACACCGCTTAAGATCTGCTTGAAAGAGCAGGCAATCTCCTCCTTGCCCATTTTGCCCGTCATCACGATAGCAAACAGATCGAACGGCGCATATTCCATGACCTCATACCAGCGAGGGCCTTCTTGGATGATATCCAAGGTCTCGATGATGTTGCCATGGTGCAAGGTGGAGCCAATACAGAACTCTGCAGTCACCTTCTTGGAGTACTCCTTCAAGCTCTCCCAGTTATGACGGTCTCGGAATTGCTTCACTGCAAACGTGACGCCGTCACTGTTGCGCTTCAAAAGACGCACGGAGCCACCAGCTCCAGATCCGAGTACTCTGCCCAGCTTTCCATACTTGGAATTCAGGCCATGATCATCGGCAAAAGGAACACTGTCTGGAGCCATTTGATACGGAGTAGACTTTACAGACGACCGACTCGATTTCTTAGGCATGGACGTCGGGGACTCAGATCGCTTGTTGCGATGACCCATTTTGAAAAATCGTTTCAGCTCAGACATAGAGCCATGGTGCTGGTGGCTGTTGCTCTTGTCGCCATGCTCCTTCTTAGAACTGCCAAAGATACTCCGCTTGTCGCTAGATTTGCTGAGGTCACTAGCGCTGGTGGATCGGGGAGCCCCCGGACGGAATGAGCGCTTGACATCTCGACCGCTGAAGATAAACCGTGGATCCAACTGGGCAAGATTTTTGGATTGGGGTGGTCGCTTGTGTCGCGCATATGGATCATTAGGTTCGCCAACTGGGGTCATGGTCCCTGGCGGGGTAATAGGCTCTCTTGGAGTGGAAGGCGGGCTTTCTTCTTGAGTGCCCTCGTCATTTCCAATAAAGAATTGCGCACGATGTCTCGGTAGTGGGATGGAATGAGGAGCTCGATCTGAACCTTCACTTTTTCTGGTGGGCAGGTGATCGGTCGACAGGGGTCGGGAGGATGAGGCGGGTCGAGGCGTGCCGTTCTTGTCGGTCGAATCAACTGGAGGTGATGCTTCAGGGGTAAAATTGGTGTCTAGATGGGGTCGGCTGGTAGCTTTCAGAGATGCACTGTCACCGGTTCTGCCTTCGCGAGAATGGGTTGCAGCTGGAGTGAGAGGCGGTGACTGTACAGCAGAgaccggaggagaggcatGTGGAGAGGCAAAGGTACCGGTGCCAAGTCCGCTCCGATCACTCGACTCTCGAGAGCCGACCTATGAGGGTCCAAAGTTAGAATGATGACAAGATTATCACGGTCCACTGAGTCTCCGCCCAGGGCCCGTCGGATGAAGGGATATATATTTCAATTTTGAAAGCATGAAGCTATTGGGAAGATCCGGAAGAACATCCGGCAGATTAGAGATAGACATCACATACCCTGGAGGAAGGAAGAGACATGGGGTCAAAAGAGAAGTTGCGCAGGCGCGACTCCTGAAGCTGTGCACCCTGCATACTCATCGCTAGCGACCGTAGTTGTTCCTCGTCCGTAGGTAGCCTTTGCTCTTCTGAAAGAGATTGGTAGGGGCTCTCTGGTACAGGGGACAGTTCGGATTGACCTGGCTCAATTTCTTCCGTGATGGAGGAAAAACGGACTTGGGTAGGCTGAGCTCTTGACTTGGCGTCGGCGTCACCGGGCTCCGAGACCTGTCCGGGGATCTTGGCGGGGTTATGCATATTTTGGGATTCTGAAGGAACAGACATGCGTCAGACGGTTGGCAGAAATCTAGGATAAACCATCCCAACCGATCAGCATGGCAGCTATGACATACCTGAACCCATAGGGTTGGGTGTTAAATCAGTCAGTTCAGACGTCATAGTTTTCGACGCCGGCTCGGAACGTGAGACACATGCCCCTCACGATGGGAGATTTAGGGGAGCGTCTGCGAACTGAGGAACCAGATCAAATGCTGTCAAAATCACAGAAGAAGACGATTTCCCGAACCGAGTCCAAGTCAAAAAGAATGATGCGAGAGGCAaatcttttccctttttgacctttttttttttctcctgcCGAATGCGATCAAGAGGCCGGGTCTGGTCAAGGAATTCGAGGAATCCGGGTATCCCGGGTCTAATGAAGAAAGCGTGAGAACAAGGAAGAGATAAAGAAGTAAAATGAGAAAGCTGAGAAGAGGGGAGATGTGAGAAAGTCTAGGCCTCAGGCCAACTTGATTTTTGGGGGcgagtgggggggggggaagactAGTACTTTGACCTCATTTACATCCATTTCCTTCATTTACTTCTTGTACTTCATTTACTTCATTTGTTTCGTTTGTTTCTCTTATCCCACATCCTGTTTCATTCGACATAGGTATATATGTCAAACCCATCATCCCCCAAATTTAGTCAAGATTTCTCCAGTTCACCTAGGAATACCTTGCCTCACAAGTCGGATGGTCGCGGAGAGTTGAAGGATGATGTTGACCCGTGCCGACTTCCCGGGTGCTGACACTTGTTCCAAGCTTGCAGTAGGAGGATGTTACTGCAGGCCATTTTGTACTTTGTATGATCTGGAATATTACCTGAATGGGGTTAGTCTATCTGCTGACTCCACTAGATTTTCCTTCTGTGTATAGCTACACATTGGGGATAATCTTTCTCCGCTCCCCAGACTTCCCCCAGACTTACAGGTCTACGTTATGCTGTGACACCTGAACCCATTTTTGACCGTGCTAAAAGTGAGACTGAGTTACAGAGGTGCTAAGTTCTTCGCTCTGCGGATGTGTTGAAGTCTGTGACCTCACCTGCAATCTTCCGAAGTCCTTTTCTTGGTTGTCCAGTCATCACTGAGATAAAGGTCCACGGGCATGTACAAATTGGGGAGCCTTATCGTTGGATGGTGGGATGGTTGTGTGATCACATGCCTCATTTCAATCTTATTGTGGTAATTAGCTTCTAATGAACATCTTTTAAGTCAGTTTGAAGGCTTTTCCCAAAGATTCAACTTTCAATGCAAAATCTTCCTCGAATTGTGATCAATAGAGATAACATGGAatctggaaaaaaaaataaaataaaaagaTCATCGGTATCGTACACCAAGGGGAAAGAAAAtatctcccccccccctcaatTTCGCAGAAAACGCCCGGTTAAAGGATCCAAATCAAAACAAGTAAGCCCCTTGGAGCACTGTTGGAATGATAACCAATCAAAATACAAATTCATTGTCCCTGTGATGCTCAGGGGATGACCTGGATGCCAATGGACTTGGCCTGGGACATAACACTCTTGCACAACCCTTCCAGGGACAAGCCTGATAACCGTGTCTCGGTGTGCTTAAGCTTGGCGATCTCATAAACGTGCTTCAGAGAGATCTTGCCACAAACGTCATGGCCGGGGTTCATGGCACCACGTAGCCGATTCTTCCGGGGTTCGACATTGGCCGCATTGAGCAGGAGGTAGGTGGTAGTCGGAGTGCGGAGTTCGAAGGAGAAGGATCGGTCAGGGCGGACGGTGACACGCGCGGGAATAGGAACACCGGTGTTGATGTGAGCTGTGCGGGCGTTGAATTCCTAAGGAGGTAGTGAATATTTGTATAACTTGCTAACCTAGGAGGGTAAACGGTAAACAAAGACCAACCTTGCAAAAGTCCATGGACTTGACACCTTTACTTCCCAGAGCCGGACCAACAGGTGGACTGGGACTGGCCTGACCAGCTCCAACAATAAGCTTAACAAATTGATCTTTGGCCAATACGTTTCGTGCCATGATGAGAATTTGTCGAGATAGTTCCCAAAGGGCTAAGAGCAGAGGAGATGGAATCGGAAGTTTGCAGATTTTCAGCCGACGACGCTGATTGGTCAAGGTGGGAAGCGAGCAAAAGAAGCCCAACGTCATAAGGTACTCTCCTTTCCCTTCTTGTCTGGGGCTTCTTTAGCTTCTGATTCATTTTTCTCCTTCTGATCTTGGTATTCACAATATCTAGATCGACTTTCGGCTTTCATCCTTGAGATCGATTATCTGGTGCATCTTCCTCTCATCCGGATAGTCCCATTCACATCCGAACTAGAACTCTCGGGCCCCGCGTTGATCTTCCCTTCACCtcccttttcctcttctctttcttcttccaggtttttttttttttggtaatTCAAAATCTATTGAAATCATGAACTGGTTGAAGTCAACGTACGTTCTGATCGGCCCTTCTCTATTATGGTTACACTGACCGATTTCATGCGGGCAGTCTCTCCGCCGTGGTGGGCACCGAGGAGCCTGTCTATGGCCCAGAGGCGATCCAATCTGTTGCAAAGCAAGCCGAGACAACTCCCTTCTCTGAAGTGAACAAGGACATTCTGCGCTGGCGCGCGTTCTCTTATACCAATGTTGAAACTCAAACCTTCTACATCATGGCCGACAACGGGACCCTGGTCTTCGTCCAGGTGATCTACAGCAACATTGTGTAAGGAACACTTAGCCGGAGCTTGAAGCTTTTACTCTGAACCCCAAACCTACAGCAGCTGACTCTGATTCTTGATTCCGATTACAGCGGAATCCATACCACCGCCCAGTTCAACGTGAAGGTTTTCGACGTCAGCGGAAAGGGCGACAACAAGTGGTTCTCGGACCCGCTCTCCAACTTCATGTTCGATGAGAATATGCTCTCCTTCGGCGCCGACAACCTCTCGCTGACCCTCAACGAGGAGTCTACTTCTTACACCATCAAGTCCACCGTCAACAGCGGCGCCTTGGTGGATATCAAGTTCTCCCAGACCGCACCGGGTTTCGTCATCGGCAAGGATGGAACCTCATACTTCGGAACAGATCCCAAGAACCCATGGGGTTCCATGCGCCACGCTTTCTGGCCCCGCTGTGCTGTTGAGGGTAGCATCACCACCAAGGACAAGACCTACGATCTCGGCGGTCGTGGTCTCTTTATCATGGCCCTGCAGGGCATGAAGCCTCACCACGCTGGTAATAAACCCTGTACACAATTTGACAAGCAGAACCAATCAATACTAACAAAAACCCAGCCGCCCGCTGGAACTACATTAACTTCCAGACCCCCACCTACTCCGCCGTCATGATGGAGTACACCACTCCCCCCTCCTACGGCTCCACCACAGTCAACGTCGGTGCTATTGTCAAGGATGGCGAGATCATCTACGCCGGCACAACCAACACAGTGGCCCACACAGAAAGCGGCCAGGACGAGGGCAGTGACTGGCCCGCTCCCAAGTCCATCAAGTGGGAGTGGAGCGGTAAGACAACCGACGGCAAGGAGCTTACAGCCGAGGTGAACGGCGCTCTCGGCTCGCGACTGGATCGCATCGACGTCATGGCCGAGGTTCCAGGTTTCATTAAGAGCATTGCTGGCAGTGTTGCCGGTACTCGGCCGTACATTTTCCAGGTATGTAATCTTTCCCTTCCTcggttctttttctttcccacAAGAATCATATCTAACTTTTGAGCAGTACTCGCCCCAGGAGAAGCTTTCATTGAAGCTGAAGCTCGGCGATGAGGAGATCACCGAGGAAGGAACCATGTTCTCCGAGGCGACCTTCATCTCGTAAAGGTTCCACCTAACTCGCGTACATAGGACCTCATTCTCCACTACGGCACCTGATTGTTGGCGTTCATTGTAATGATTTTTGTGATGATTTTTGTGATGCTACATTTATGTCTAGAGGATTGGCTTGACtacttcttttctttccctcgTGCGGACCAGATAATCCACAGACTGTATACATGATACTTAATGCTATTTTGACCATATCCTGAAAATGTCTCGGTAGATACCAAGGGAGGTTGAGAGTACAACCGGGCTCACTGGGACTTGTGGTATAATGATACGTGGAAGATGCATCGAGATGAAAGCTACAAGTCATTGTACAGAAAAGATCAGACATTTCGGGTGTTAATCCTCAAAATAAGAGTAAAATGTACATAGAAAGATGCAAGGCTGGATACAAAACCAATAACCCGTAGGCAAGAAATCGAAATCCCCCAGCGGGTGTTTGTGTACTCCTCCGCCAACAGTAAAACGATAGCACAGTCCTTTTAGGAACCCCGAGTACAATCCAAAACAATCACAGATCAGTTATCGATCATCAACTGCTCTCCTTCATCAAGAAGAGTCGTAACGCGCGAGAGATCGGAAATCATCTTACGACCATGGCCGACCAGCAAGAGCTTCTCGGCATTGGCAGGGAGACCCAGGTAGGTAGGGGGCTCACGCTCGGGCAGATTGTTAACCCAAGCAACGAAGTCGCGCATGTTCGTGGTCTCCGGCAGAGTCAAAAGGTTGTCGTTCTCTACACCCGAGACGAGCTTGTAGCCGTCTTCAAAGGCGGCGGGTGTGAGGAAGCTGTTGACCAGGTTCTCAAGCTGCTGGTAGTCTCCTGCGTCGTCAATTTTACCACCGTACATCTCTGCAACTAGAGTGCGGATCATCTCCCATGGAATCTTCTGTGGAGCGACGTTGGAACGGCCTTGAGACACTGAATCGACCCAGTGGTCGATAATGAAGGCTGAGCATTCGTACTAGGAGCGGAAGTGTTAGCATCTTTGCAAAGCACAAATCAATGGATTCAGAGTACTTACATCACTGTCGTTGAACTCCCAGAAGCCCTTCCATCCAAGGCTTGGTGCATAGCGAAGTCTTTCCTGGACAACGGCGTGCAAGAAGCAGAGCAAGAGATAGACTCGGGCCTTTTCGATGGGAGGCTTGCTGGCTCGCACATTCAGCGACGAGAGAGAATCCTTCATATTTGCACGCACACCCGCGGGCTGTTCGTACATGAGCACACGCGAAGCCCGGATCAAATTGACAGGGATCTTTGGGCTGGACTCCATAGACAAGAAGAGGCGGAATTCCTTATGTGGCTTGAGGGAATCCAGCCTCTTTTCGAGACTCTGCAGCCAAGCAGGCGCCAGGTGGACGTTCTTGACCAGCACCCAGTTACCGACTGCAGCAGCGTTGCTGATGGCCTTGTCGGCGCTTTCAAGACCTTCGTTGGAACCCATGGCGATGTTGGCGCAGGTTGCGCGTGTGGCTTCGACAAGAGCATCGACCTTGTAGCTGGCATCGAAGCCAGGACTGGAGCTGAGCGCGATGGGCCTGGTTGCAGTCACTTGATCAACAACATCCTTTAGATCGGCACCACCCTCGAAGAGTTCGCGGCCGAACACCGCCTCAACGAAACGCTCGGCAGTGGGCACGAATCGGTCCATGCGACAGATCTTGACAAGGAGCAAGGACCGGAGGAGCTGGTCGAGCTGTGACACACTCTCGTCCCACATGACCGGAACGACGTTCTCTGCAAGCTCCTCGCCAAAGAAGCGATCCCACTGTTCTTGGGTGACATTCAAAATATGGTCTTTGAAGAGGGACATATTGGCTAACTTCGTCATGACTTGATCGCGGGCGTCCACCGCGGTTGAAAGATCCGTGCCTTCCACTGTTTCATCCAGGACGCGGTCGAGAATGGTCCTATCCATGGGGAATGGAGTAGCCTGAGCAAGCAGGATGGCAAGTGTTATGCGGTCCTTTTGAACAAGACCCAGCGAGGTTCGCTTGTAGGTATTGATAAACAAGTCCCTAAGAATGATCTGGACACGCGCAGAGTGGTCCTTTTCTTGAGAAAGGCGTTTGTTCTGGTAGAGAACAGAGTTGAAAATGTCGACAAAGTACTGCAGAGAGAACTGGTAGAAGTGATTGATGTGGTGAAGCTGTTCCAGAACCGCAAAGACGGCACTGCATGAACGTGCAATGATGCTGTAGTTTTGCGTAACGTTATCCACCTCGAGCATAACACCTTCCGTCTGGTCCATCTTCAGAGAAATTTCGGCAGCCTCCTTCTTGAGAGTCTCAAGAGTTTCAATGACATTGTCATCATCGAGAATATTACCACGTGACTCGTTGAGAGCTTGCAAAAGACGCTTTTCAAGTTGTCGAAGGTGAACCTTGAACTCTCCTTGCATTTTGACAAGATTATTGCGACGTTCATCGACATCAGGCCGCTCGAATTTAAGGACATCATTCAGAGACTGTGTTTGCAAGCTGCTCTGGGTGACAGTGAAGTTGACGAAGGTGGTGCGACTGCAAATATCTGGCGGGAACGAGGCAGACGGATCCCGTGTCGATAGGAAGAGTTTGAAGGATGGCGAGAAATCGATCTCTTGCTTGCCCAATTGAATGAGGACACGGCCACCAGTCTTCTGGTATTCCTTGTTAAGAACGTGATTGAGAATAGGGTCCAGGTGCTCGGCATCCTGGATAAGGATGGGGTTTCCGAAACGCAAAGCACTCTCCAATTGTTTGACAAAAGAATCGTCCAAAAAACTCGTGACAGTAAGCTTGCGTTCTTTGCTTTCCTTCTGCAGGAATTCAGTGATCCGGCCAGATGGATCAACAATAAGTGGGTATCTGTTGAATCTCTTGAGGATGATGGCGTTCTCTGTGCAAAGGTCGTCAACGGGAAGAGAATGGCTCTGCCAGGTTAGGCGCTCATCGGCATTGGACAAGTATTCCGTGATCGGGTTGTGAGGCTTGTACTGAATGCCAGAGGCCCCCAGTTGGTGGACCCAGTCCTCAGCCATTGCCTTGCGGAATTGCTGATCGTAAAGACCAGCATATGCAAGGAATGCAGCTGCAATGAGGACATCGCCAACCAGGGTACCGATCTGAGTTTCGAATGACTTGCTCCCATCTTCCCAGCGCCCACGCTCAGAGGACAAACTATCAAGCAAACGAACACTACGGTCGACCTTGAATTGAACTCGGCTCATCTCGGTCTTGATCGCCTGTGTCTCGCTGATAAGGGCCGCGTACTCGGCCTTGTAGGTAGCGATGCTGCTCTcgagg
Above is a genomic segment from Penicillium digitatum chromosome 3, complete sequence containing:
- a CDS encoding mitochondrial 54S ribosomal protein uL11m yields the protein MARNVLAKDQFVKLIVGAGQASPSPPVGPALGSKGVKSMDFCKEFNARTAHINTGVPIPARVTVRPDRSFSFELRTPTTTYLLLNAANVEPRKNRLRGAMNPGHDVCGKISLKHVYEIAKLKHTETRLSGLSLEGLCKSVMSQAKSIGIQVIP
- a CDS encoding Protein kinase, putative; translated protein: MTSELTDLTPNPMGSESQNMHNPAKIPGQVSEPGDADAKSRAQPTQVRFSSITEEIEPEEQRLPTDEEQLRSLAMSMQGAQLQESRLRNFSFDPMSLPSSRVGSRESSDRSGLGTGTFASPHASPPVSAVQSPPLTPAATHSREGRTGDSASLKATSRPHLDTNFTPEASPPVDSTDKNGTPRPASSSRPLSTDHLPTRKSEGSDRAPHSIPLPRHRAQFFIGNDEGTQEESPPSTPREPITPPGTMTPVGEPNDPYARHKRPPQSKNLAQLDPRFIFSGRDVKRSFRPGAPRSTSASDLSKSSDKRSIFGSSKKEHGDKSNSHQHHGSMSELKRFFKMGHRNKRSESPTSMPKKSSRSSVKSTPYQMAPDSVPFADDHGLNSKYGKLGRVLGSGAGGSVRLLKRNSDGVTFAVKQFRDRHNWESLKEYSKKVTAEFCIGSTLHHGNIIETLDIIQEGPRWYEVMEYAPFDLFAIVMTGKMGKEEIACSFKQILSGVAYIHGMGLAHRDLKLDNVVVNDRGIMKLIDFGSAVVFRYPFENDIVPASGIVGSDPYLAPEVYDEKKYDPRPTDVWSLAIIFCCMTLRRFPWKQPRMTDNSYKLFVSSPTPGTPVPEPDSRRRPKSTPDLPSQGHDSKHLTPRSSGPSDQSAPDQTATGTENGDAKKTEPSQKDGDRSPETAQKQISQISYGPHERTTRTTSKEAPPVPTSSQNSGQRQEVIKGPWRLLRILPRESRYIIGRMLKTNPKNRATLDEVMSDDWVRNIHACRQDETGETISAPGHTHVLEPPAQSPAVASKATKAK
- a CDS encoding Mitochondrial carrier protein (Pet8), putative, with translation MVQNPDGEPLVSSLWTRSLISGAIAGLTVDCSLYPLDTIKTRLQKARDHSAPQTRVSLRQTFRGIYAGLPSVLFGSAPSAATFFIVYDGVKRTLLAPPPVNSKTNPQSRSHIILTHSLASSLGEIAACAVRVPTEVIKQRAQAGLFGGSSLLALKDILSLRHAAPASTTSTPAAKRGYSQVFRELYRGAGITIAREIPFTVLQFTMWESMKEAYGKRYLRTVETATSLAETQIPASTSAMFGSVAGAISAGLTTPLDVIKTRVMLARRGDGGVDTPVRVKEIVRGIAREGPGAFWRGITPRVTWIGIGGAVFLGSYQYASNTLEGRREVQAEKGL
- a CDS encoding Survival factor 1 is translated as MNWLKSTLSAVVGTEEPVYGPEAIQSVAKQAETTPFSEVNKDILRWRAFSYTNVETQTFYIMADNGTLVFVQVIYSNIVGIHTTAQFNVKVFDVSGKGDNKWFSDPLSNFMFDENMLSFGADNLSLTLNEESTSYTIKSTVNSGALVDIKFSQTAPGFVIGKDGTSYFGTDPKNPWGSMRHAFWPRCAVEGSITTKDKTYDLGGRGLFIMALQGMKPHHAAARWNYINFQTPTYSAVMMEYTTPPSYGSTTVNVGAIVKDGEIIYAGTTNTVAHTESGQDEGSDWPAPKSIKWEWSGKTTDGKELTAEVNGALGSRLDRIDVMAEVPGFIKSIAGSVAGTRPYIFQYSPQEKLSLKLKLGDEEITEEGTMFSEATFIS